In the Hordeum vulgare subsp. vulgare chromosome 7H, MorexV3_pseudomolecules_assembly, whole genome shotgun sequence genome, one interval contains:
- the LOC123411495 gene encoding probable inositol oxygenase translates to MTIIIDQTQFDAAAERKVAGDPGELVLDGGFTVPDSNAFGHTFRDYDAESERKKTVEEFYRVNHISQTYEFVRRMRDAYARLDRTEMSIWECIELLNEFIDDSDPDLDMPQIEHLLQTAEAIRKDYPDEDWLHLTGLIHDLGKVLLHPSFGELPQWAVVGDTFPVGCAFDECNVHFKYLKENPDYHNPEFNTKFGVYSEGCGLDNVLMSWGHDDYMYLVAKENKTTLPSAGLFIIRYHSFYPLHKHGAYTHLMNEEDKENLKWLHVFNKYDLYSKSSVRIDVEKVKPYYMSLIEKYFPEKLKW, encoded by the exons ATGACCATCATCATCGACCAGACTCAGTTCG ATGCGGCGGCGGAGAGGAAGGTCGCCGGGGACCCGGGGGAGCTCGTGCTCGACGGCGGCTTCACCGTGCCGGATTCCAACGCCTTCGGCCACACCTTCAG GGACTACGACGCggagtcggagcggaagaagACGGTGGAGGAGTTCTACCGCGTGAACCACATCAGCCAGACGTACGAGTTCGTGCGGCGGATGCGGGACGCGTACGCGCGGCTGGACAGGACGGAGATGAGCATCTGGGAGTGCATCGAGCTGCTCAACGAGTTCATCGACGACAGCGACCCCGACCTCGACATGCCGCAGATCGAGCACCTCCTCCAGACCGCCGAGGCCATCCGCAAGGACTACCCCGACGAGGACTGGCTCCACCTCACGGGCCTCATCCACG ATCTGGGCAAGGTGCTGCTGCATCCCAGCTTCGGGGAGCTTCCTCAGTGGGCAGTCGTAG GTGACACCTTCCCCGTGGGCTGCGCGTTCGACGAATGCAACGTCCACTTCAAG TACCTCAAGGAGAACCCTGACTACCACAACCCGGAGTTCAACACCAAGTTCGGGGTCTACTCCGAGGGGTGCGGGCTGGACAACGTGCTCATGTCATGGGGCCATGACGACTACATGTACCTG GTTGCCAAGGAGAACAAGACCACCCTTCCTTCTGCAGGGCTGTTCATCATCAGATACCACTCCTTCTACC CCCTGCACAAGCATGGAGCCTACACGCACCTGATGaacgaggaggacaaggagaaccTCAAATGGCTGCACGTGTTCAA CAAGTATGACCTGTACAGCAAGAGCAGCGTCAGGATCGACGTCGAGAAAGTGAAGCCCTACTACATGTCGCTCATCGAGAAG TACTTCCCGGAGAAGCTGAAATGGTGA